In the Hordeum vulgare subsp. vulgare chromosome 7H, MorexV3_pseudomolecules_assembly, whole genome shotgun sequence genome, one interval contains:
- the LOC123410113 gene encoding uncharacterized protein LOC123410113 — protein MRVGRRIAGLRTGRRLGRAPVRRGGCGDCVRRQGVLDLLHTDPATPNFVPEDVKMRHAFLILTRQGLRFECSSSCEIQRRSNTVTCTGRAPPRQGSCYWSSADDQNDHNKGATD, from the exons ATGCGCGTGGGCCGCCGCATCGCGGGCCTACGCACCGGTCGCCGCCTCGGCCGTGCGCCCGTCCGCAGAGGAGGATGCGGGGATTGCGTTCGCCGCCAAGGTGTCCTCG ATCTTCTTCATACTGACCCGGCAACTCCCAACTTTGTGCCAGAGGATGTAAAAATGAGACACGCCTTCTTAATACTGACCCGACAGGGCCTGAGGTTCGAGTGCTCGAGCAGCTGCGAGATACAG AGGAGGAGTAACACTGTCACGTGCACGGGCAGAGCTCCACCAAGACAAGGGAGCTGCTACTGGAGCTCTGCTGATGATCAAAACGATCACAACAAGGGAGCTACGGATTAA